In a genomic window of Arachnia rubra:
- the rho gene encoding transcription termination factor Rho — MAAGMGIKGTSVMRKGDLIAAISGGVNVSARADAPTRAARTRKKTESEPQLPVEAPENPGSGNVRDNARTEAEPEAPQTQQRSEGEGMSRNRRRRERNKERDRATQEATNEEVGERLAAALGQAGGSSTAQVLAPTNSGAGRFEEENEGGRRGRRRRNRDRQNRRGRGSGGMDRFENEPTISEDDVLAAVSGIVDILDNYAFVRTTGYLPGPNDAYLPLAMVRRFGLRRGDVIAGAIRTPREGERKEKYNPLVRIDSINGDEPDKAKQRPDFAKLTPLYPQEKLRLETVNTQLTGRIIDLVAPIGKGQRGLIVSPPKAGKTMVMQTIANAIAANNPEVHLMVVLVDERPEEVTDFQRTVSGEVIASTFDRPAEDHTVVAELAIERAKRLVELGHDVVVLLDGITRLGRAYNLAAPASGRILSGGVDSAALYPPKKFFGAARNIENGGSLTILATALIETGSRMDEVIFEEFKGTGNMELRLARQLADKRIFPAIDVDASGTRREDLLLGRDELNIIWKLRRALSGLDDQAALETLLARMRKTQNNHEFLLSVLKTTPAQEG, encoded by the coding sequence ATGGCAGCGGGGATGGGCATCAAGGGGACCTCTGTGATGCGTAAGGGCGACCTGATCGCCGCCATCTCCGGGGGAGTAAACGTCTCTGCCAGGGCCGATGCCCCCACCCGTGCTGCCCGTACTCGCAAGAAGACAGAATCCGAGCCCCAGCTTCCCGTTGAGGCCCCTGAGAACCCCGGCAGCGGCAACGTAAGGGACAACGCGAGAACTGAGGCCGAGCCCGAGGCGCCCCAGACGCAGCAGCGGTCTGAGGGAGAAGGCATGAGCCGCAACCGACGCCGGCGCGAACGCAACAAGGAACGCGACCGTGCCACCCAGGAGGCCACGAACGAAGAAGTGGGGGAACGGCTGGCAGCTGCGCTGGGACAGGCCGGTGGCTCATCCACAGCACAGGTGCTTGCCCCTACCAATTCCGGAGCGGGACGTTTCGAGGAGGAGAACGAGGGCGGCCGCCGCGGGCGGAGGCGCCGGAACCGTGACCGCCAGAACCGCCGCGGCCGCGGCTCCGGTGGCATGGATCGTTTCGAGAACGAGCCCACCATCTCTGAGGACGATGTACTCGCGGCAGTCTCTGGGATCGTCGACATCCTCGACAACTATGCGTTCGTGCGCACCACCGGGTACCTACCCGGCCCGAATGATGCCTACCTGCCGCTGGCGATGGTACGTCGTTTCGGTTTGCGCCGCGGCGATGTGATTGCAGGCGCCATCAGGACCCCGCGGGAGGGGGAGCGTAAGGAGAAATACAATCCCCTGGTGCGCATCGACTCCATCAATGGGGATGAGCCCGACAAGGCCAAGCAGCGCCCGGACTTCGCGAAGCTGACCCCTTTGTACCCGCAGGAGAAGCTCCGCCTGGAGACTGTCAACACTCAGCTGACCGGCCGTATCATCGACCTGGTGGCTCCCATCGGCAAGGGACAGCGTGGTTTGATTGTGTCCCCGCCCAAGGCGGGCAAGACGATGGTGATGCAGACCATCGCGAACGCGATCGCCGCGAACAATCCCGAGGTTCACCTAATGGTGGTTCTCGTCGACGAGCGTCCGGAAGAGGTCACCGACTTCCAGCGCACTGTCTCTGGCGAGGTCATCGCATCCACCTTCGATCGACCCGCAGAGGACCACACGGTGGTTGCGGAGCTCGCTATCGAACGGGCCAAGCGTCTCGTCGAGCTCGGTCATGATGTGGTGGTGCTGCTCGACGGCATCACACGTCTCGGGCGGGCCTACAACCTAGCAGCTCCCGCTTCCGGGCGCATCCTCTCGGGAGGTGTCGACTCTGCGGCGCTGTATCCGCCGAAGAAATTCTTCGGCGCCGCCCGGAACATCGAGAACGGTGGCTCTCTGACGATCCTGGCGACCGCGCTCATCGAGACTGGCTCCCGGATGGACGAGGTCATCTTCGAAGAGTTCAAGGGGACGGGCAACATGGAGCTCCGGCTCGCCAGGCAGCTGGCTGACAAGCGGATTTTCCCCGCGATCGATGTGGACGCATCCGGAACCCGCCGCGAGGACCTGCTCCTTGGCCGTGATGAGCTGAACATCA
- the thrB gene encoding homoserine kinase translates to MRLTVRVPATTANLGPGFDCAGLAVDWFDEAHLEVADSGGVRVEVTGQGAHQVPRDESHLVLASLLHALRRWDVPSPGGLVLRAHNTIPHSRGLGSSAAAIVAGCALAHGIAFPGRELDRAELTQISSLLEGHPDNAGAAVWGGAILAWIDGEQVELIRLRPAGELRCLAFVPDLEVRTAGARAVLPDVVTRKDAVAQAIAAASLPLALEQRPDLLLAATRDRLHQFHRAELMPSSWALLQRLRASGVPATISGAGPTVFAIGLPEQLEAAGAVEHDGFHRRDLGIGKGVQLLDQLDRG, encoded by the coding sequence GTGAGACTCACCGTCCGCGTACCAGCTACAACCGCCAACCTGGGGCCTGGGTTCGACTGTGCTGGTCTGGCTGTCGACTGGTTTGACGAGGCGCATCTGGAGGTGGCTGACTCTGGCGGTGTCAGAGTCGAGGTAACGGGTCAGGGCGCCCATCAGGTGCCGCGAGACGAGTCTCACCTGGTATTGGCGTCGCTGCTGCATGCACTGCGCCGGTGGGATGTTCCGTCGCCAGGAGGGCTGGTGCTTAGGGCCCACAACACGATTCCGCACTCACGTGGGCTGGGTTCCTCCGCTGCCGCGATCGTGGCGGGCTGTGCCTTGGCTCACGGTATCGCCTTTCCCGGCAGGGAACTCGACCGGGCCGAGCTGACCCAGATCTCCAGTCTTCTCGAAGGGCATCCCGACAACGCCGGTGCTGCTGTCTGGGGCGGGGCGATCCTGGCGTGGATTGATGGCGAGCAGGTGGAACTGATCAGGCTCCGGCCCGCAGGGGAGCTCCGCTGCCTGGCATTCGTGCCGGATCTGGAGGTGCGGACCGCCGGTGCCCGGGCGGTGCTCCCGGATGTGGTCACCCGAAAGGACGCGGTGGCGCAGGCAATCGCGGCGGCCTCTTTGCCGCTGGCTCTGGAACAGCGTCCCGATCTTTTGCTGGCCGCCACACGAGATCGCCTGCATCAATTCCACAGGGCAGAGCTGATGCCCAGCTCCTGGGCGCTGCTGCAGCGGCTACGGGCCTCAGGGGTGCCGGCGACCATCTCAGGGGCAGGCCCCACGGTTTTCGCAATAGGCCTTCCGGAACAACTGGAAGCGGCCGGCGCGGTGGAGCATGACGGCTTCCACCGTCGTGATCTCGGGATCGGCAAAGGTGTCCAACTGCTGGACCAGCTGGATCGAGGCTGA
- a CDS encoding homoserine dehydrogenase has protein sequence MAEETSPLRVALLGAGVVGSQVARILTQEAEPLRQRIGRPLELVGIGVRRLGVERPGIDPELFTTDVHGLVSRGDLDLVIEVIGGIEPARTLLTQAMNAGASVITANKALLAEDLGQLSRTAKKNGVDLYYEAAVAGAIPIIRPLRESLVGDEIRAVMGIVNGTTNYILDQMTTGHLSFDVALRQAQELGFAEADPTADIEGKDAAAKAAILAGLAFHTEVHSSEVFCEGISSVTEADIAAADQMGCVVKLLAVAKLSGDDRVIVKVHPAMVPKTHPLASVSGAYNAIFVESVEAGQLMFLGQGAGGAPTASAVMGDVVTVARNRVRGTASHLGTGYTKRGVAPIGDSTSRYYIRFQVQDKPGVLAKCATIFGAHQVSLQTCQQSYLEGLGRTDGFTAVLNLMTHDAREQDLQSVIGALREAPFTSDSIDYMRIEGK, from the coding sequence ATGGCTGAGGAGACTTCGCCGTTGAGGGTGGCGCTGCTCGGCGCCGGGGTTGTGGGCTCCCAGGTGGCTCGGATCCTGACCCAGGAGGCAGAGCCACTTCGGCAGCGCATCGGCCGGCCCCTGGAACTCGTGGGGATTGGCGTGCGCAGGCTTGGCGTCGAACGCCCTGGGATCGATCCCGAGCTGTTCACCACTGATGTGCACGGTCTCGTCTCGCGCGGTGATCTGGATCTCGTGATCGAGGTCATCGGTGGTATCGAACCCGCCCGGACTCTGCTCACGCAGGCCATGAACGCGGGCGCGTCCGTGATCACTGCGAACAAGGCCCTGCTCGCTGAGGACCTGGGACAGCTCAGCAGGACCGCGAAGAAAAATGGTGTCGATCTGTACTACGAGGCTGCCGTCGCGGGCGCAATCCCGATCATCCGGCCTCTTCGGGAATCGCTGGTGGGAGACGAGATCCGTGCCGTGATGGGCATCGTCAACGGCACCACGAACTACATCCTCGACCAGATGACGACGGGACACCTGAGCTTCGACGTCGCTCTGCGCCAAGCCCAGGAACTCGGCTTCGCGGAGGCGGATCCGACAGCCGACATAGAGGGCAAGGACGCTGCGGCGAAGGCTGCCATCCTCGCGGGCCTGGCCTTCCACACCGAGGTGCATAGCTCTGAGGTCTTCTGTGAGGGAATCTCCTCGGTGACTGAAGCCGATATCGCGGCCGCGGACCAGATGGGATGCGTCGTCAAGCTGCTGGCCGTGGCCAAGCTGTCTGGGGACGACCGGGTGATCGTCAAGGTTCATCCCGCGATGGTTCCGAAAACCCATCCGCTCGCGTCCGTCTCCGGCGCCTACAACGCCATCTTCGTTGAGTCGGTCGAGGCTGGGCAGCTGATGTTCCTCGGGCAGGGGGCAGGCGGTGCCCCGACTGCTTCCGCGGTGATGGGTGATGTCGTGACCGTGGCCCGGAACCGGGTTCGCGGCACAGCGAGCCATCTCGGGACTGGCTACACCAAGCGGGGCGTGGCGCCCATAGGGGACTCCACCAGCCGCTACTACATCCGATTCCAGGTGCAGGACAAGCCAGGCGTGCTGGCCAAGTGCGCGACCATCTTCGGAGCCCATCAGGTCTCCCTCCAGACCTGCCAGCAGTCCTACCTGGAAGGGCTCGGGCGCACGGATGGCTTCACTGCGGTGCTGAACCTCATGACGCACGATGCCCGGGAACAGGATCTTCAAAGCGTTATCGGGGCGCTGCGGGAGGCTCCCTTCACCAGCGACTCCATCGACTACATGCGTATTGAGGGCAAGTGA